Proteins from one Ranitomeya variabilis isolate aRanVar5 chromosome 1, aRanVar5.hap1, whole genome shotgun sequence genomic window:
- the SMAD4 gene encoding mothers against decapentaplegic homolog 4 isoform X2, translated as MSITNTPTSNDACLSIVHSLMCHRQGGESETFAKRAIESLVKKLKEKKDELDSLITAITTNGAHPSKCVTIQRTLDGRLQVAGRKGFPHVIYARLWRWPDLHKNELKHVKYCQYAFDLKCDSVCVNPYHYERVVSPGIDLSGLTIQSTAPSSLLVKDEYGHDYVEAQQSIAASDAHSLQTIQHPPSNRSSSESYSNSSLMASSEPSTPNASSFSSIPVPSTSQPTSLLAASHGEGLLQIASVPPQGTQQNGFNAQPATYHHNSTTTWTGSRTAPYTPNMSHHQNGHLQHHPPMPHPGHYWPVHNELAFQPPISNHPAPEYWCSIAYFEMDVQVGETFKVPSNCPIVTVDGYVDPSGGDRFCLGQLSNVHRTEAIERARLHIGKGVQLECKGEGDVWVRCLSDHAVFVQSYYLDREAGRAPGDAVHKIYPSAYIKVFDLRQCHRQMQQQAATAQAAAAAQAAAVAGNIPGPGSVGGIAPAISLSAAAGIGVDDLRRLCILRMSFVKGWGPDYPRQSIKETPCWIEIHLHRALQLLDEVLHTMPIADPQPLD; from the exons ATGTCCATCACCAACACCCCCACCAGCAACGACGCCTGCCTGAGCATCGTCCACAGCCTGATGTGCCACCGCCAGGGAGGCGAGAGCGAGACCTTTGCCAAGCGAGCCATCGAGAGTTTAGTAAAGAAGCTGAAGGAGAAGAAGGATGAATTGGATTCTCTGATCACCGCCATCACCACAAACGGGGCCCATCCCAGCAAATGTGTCACCATCCAGAGGACCTTAGATGGACGGCTGCAG GTGGCCGGCAGGAAAGGTTTCCCCCACGTCATCTATGCCCGTCTCTGGCGGTGGCCGGATCTTCATAAGAATGAACTGAAACATGTGAAATATTGTCAGTACGCGTTTGATCTGAAGTGCGACAGTGTCTGTGTCAATCCCTATCACTACGAGCGCGTCGTGTCCCCTGGGATCG ACTTGTCGGGGTTAACCATTCAGAGTACCG CTCCATCTAGTTTACTGGTGAAGGACGAGTACGGCCATGACTACGTGGAAGCTCAGCAGAGCATCGCCGCCTCTGATGCACACTCACTACAGACCATCCAGCACCCCCCGAGCAACCGGTCGTCCAGCGAGAGCTACAGCAACTCTTCACTGATGGCCTCCAGCGAGCCCAGCACCCCCAATGCCTCCAGCTTCTCCAGCATCCCCGTCCCATCCACAA GTCAGCCCACTAGTCTGTTGGCGGCATCGCACGGTGAAGGATTGCTGCAGATCGCCTCCGTGCCACCTCAGGGGACGCAACAGAACGGCTTCAACGCTCAGCCGGCCACATATCATCACA ACAGTACCACAACCTGGACTGGAAGTAGAACCGCACCTTACACCCCCAATATGTCTCACCACCAGAACGGACATCTTCAGCATCATCCACCCATGCCTCATCCTGGACATTACT GGCCTGTGCACAACGAGCTCGCGTTCCAGCCCCCGATCTCCAATCACCCAG CTCCGGAGTATTGGTGCTCTATTGCTTATTTTGAAATGGACGTCCAGGTGGGAGAAACCTTCAAAGTCCCCTCCAATTGCCCCATCGTCACAGTGGACGGCTACGTGGACCCCTCGGGGGGTGATCGCTTCTGCTTGGGGCAACTGTCCAATGTGCACAGGACAGAAGCCATCGAGAGAGCACG GTTGCACATAGGGAAAGGCGTCCAGCTGGAGTGTAAAGGAGAGGGCGACGTCTGGGTGCGATGTCTCAGCGACCATGCCGTGTTCGTACAGAGCTACTACCTGGACAGAGAGGCGGGCCGAGCACCTGGGGACGCCGTGCACAAGATCTACCCCAGTGCTTACATTAAG GTGTTTGATTTACGCCAGTGCCACAGACAAATGCAGCAGCAGGCGGCCACGGCGcaggcggcagcagcagctcaaGCAGCAGCCGTGGCGGGGAACATACCTGGTCCGGGGTCTGTGGGCGGCATCGCTCCAGCGATCA GCCTTTCAGCTGCTGCCGGGATCGGAGTGGATGATCTGCGAAGACTTTGCATCCTGCGGATGAGCTTTGTGAAGGGCTGGGGCCCAGATTACCCTAGGCAGAGTATAAAGGAGACCCCGTGCTGGATAGAAATCCACCTGCACCGCGCCCTGCAGCTCCTGGACGAGGTCCTGCACACCATGCCCATCGCAGACCCGCAGCCCCTGGACTGA
- the SMAD4 gene encoding mothers against decapentaplegic homolog 4 isoform X1, with translation MSITNTPTSNDACLSIVHSLMCHRQGGESETFAKRAIESLVKKLKEKKDELDSLITAITTNGAHPSKCVTIQRTLDGRLQVAGRKGFPHVIYARLWRWPDLHKNELKHVKYCQYAFDLKCDSVCVNPYHYERVVSPGIDLSGLTIQSTAPSSLLVKDEYGHDYVEAQQSIAASDAHSLQTIQHPPSNRSSSESYSNSSLMASSEPSTPNASSFSSIPVPSTSQPTSLLAASHGEGLLQIASVPPQGTQQNGFNAQPATYHHIDSTTTWTGSRTAPYTPNMSHHQNGHLQHHPPMPHPGHYWPVHNELAFQPPISNHPAPEYWCSIAYFEMDVQVGETFKVPSNCPIVTVDGYVDPSGGDRFCLGQLSNVHRTEAIERARLHIGKGVQLECKGEGDVWVRCLSDHAVFVQSYYLDREAGRAPGDAVHKIYPSAYIKVFDLRQCHRQMQQQAATAQAAAAAQAAAVAGNIPGPGSVGGIAPAISLSAAAGIGVDDLRRLCILRMSFVKGWGPDYPRQSIKETPCWIEIHLHRALQLLDEVLHTMPIADPQPLD, from the exons ATGTCCATCACCAACACCCCCACCAGCAACGACGCCTGCCTGAGCATCGTCCACAGCCTGATGTGCCACCGCCAGGGAGGCGAGAGCGAGACCTTTGCCAAGCGAGCCATCGAGAGTTTAGTAAAGAAGCTGAAGGAGAAGAAGGATGAATTGGATTCTCTGATCACCGCCATCACCACAAACGGGGCCCATCCCAGCAAATGTGTCACCATCCAGAGGACCTTAGATGGACGGCTGCAG GTGGCCGGCAGGAAAGGTTTCCCCCACGTCATCTATGCCCGTCTCTGGCGGTGGCCGGATCTTCATAAGAATGAACTGAAACATGTGAAATATTGTCAGTACGCGTTTGATCTGAAGTGCGACAGTGTCTGTGTCAATCCCTATCACTACGAGCGCGTCGTGTCCCCTGGGATCG ACTTGTCGGGGTTAACCATTCAGAGTACCG CTCCATCTAGTTTACTGGTGAAGGACGAGTACGGCCATGACTACGTGGAAGCTCAGCAGAGCATCGCCGCCTCTGATGCACACTCACTACAGACCATCCAGCACCCCCCGAGCAACCGGTCGTCCAGCGAGAGCTACAGCAACTCTTCACTGATGGCCTCCAGCGAGCCCAGCACCCCCAATGCCTCCAGCTTCTCCAGCATCCCCGTCCCATCCACAA GTCAGCCCACTAGTCTGTTGGCGGCATCGCACGGTGAAGGATTGCTGCAGATCGCCTCCGTGCCACCTCAGGGGACGCAACAGAACGGCTTCAACGCTCAGCCGGCCACATATCATCACA TAGACAGTACCACAACCTGGACTGGAAGTAGAACCGCACCTTACACCCCCAATATGTCTCACCACCAGAACGGACATCTTCAGCATCATCCACCCATGCCTCATCCTGGACATTACT GGCCTGTGCACAACGAGCTCGCGTTCCAGCCCCCGATCTCCAATCACCCAG CTCCGGAGTATTGGTGCTCTATTGCTTATTTTGAAATGGACGTCCAGGTGGGAGAAACCTTCAAAGTCCCCTCCAATTGCCCCATCGTCACAGTGGACGGCTACGTGGACCCCTCGGGGGGTGATCGCTTCTGCTTGGGGCAACTGTCCAATGTGCACAGGACAGAAGCCATCGAGAGAGCACG GTTGCACATAGGGAAAGGCGTCCAGCTGGAGTGTAAAGGAGAGGGCGACGTCTGGGTGCGATGTCTCAGCGACCATGCCGTGTTCGTACAGAGCTACTACCTGGACAGAGAGGCGGGCCGAGCACCTGGGGACGCCGTGCACAAGATCTACCCCAGTGCTTACATTAAG GTGTTTGATTTACGCCAGTGCCACAGACAAATGCAGCAGCAGGCGGCCACGGCGcaggcggcagcagcagctcaaGCAGCAGCCGTGGCGGGGAACATACCTGGTCCGGGGTCTGTGGGCGGCATCGCTCCAGCGATCA GCCTTTCAGCTGCTGCCGGGATCGGAGTGGATGATCTGCGAAGACTTTGCATCCTGCGGATGAGCTTTGTGAAGGGCTGGGGCCCAGATTACCCTAGGCAGAGTATAAAGGAGACCCCGTGCTGGATAGAAATCCACCTGCACCGCGCCCTGCAGCTCCTGGACGAGGTCCTGCACACCATGCCCATCGCAGACCCGCAGCCCCTGGACTGA